In Fluviispira sanaruensis, a genomic segment contains:
- the glgP gene encoding alpha-glucan family phosphorylase, giving the protein MRTIQLHIRSSLPSNLHPLWELARNVWWSWNSNAINLFRRINPQEYEASGPCPLKLLNTLPSSTWDSLKEDDGFLEHLSEVYKEFLDYLETGTNKVTDYKNSNTIAYFSMEFGLHESIPLYSGGLGVLSGDHLKTASDLSLPLVGVGLFYSEGYFRQILNKDGWQIENYDVNDPFYLPMQLMVESSNKPILVDVEIAGTKIYFQIWKLNVGKIPLYLMDTNVPENSGENRLITSRLYAGGQELRIQQEIILGVGGTRALQKIQIQPSVYHLNEGHSAFLTLERISQLIKKGLDWQEALIAIKGTQIFTVHTPVPAGNDVFPAQMLAHYLGDLYKNYGIPDNEFFNLGRPPDNHAEFSMPVFALRTSGHRNGVSQLHKRVSKKIWKPLWPDLLDSEVPINGITNGIHTRTWLCNELVELFDFYLGKGWDAKLNDLAIWKRIENIPNTEIWNIHMTRKSRLLSSIPKSYLSPEYLTIGFARRFASYKRGNLIFRDIERLKKLMQNKERPIQLIISGKSHPADHLGKEIIQSVVKFIQNENLNSNIVFLENYDMQIAHKLVRGIDVWLNTPIRPLEASATSGMKVAINGGLNFSILDGWWDEAYHEDLGWCIGTREMLANESLRDERDAQSLYDTLEFAIVPLYYSSKVPNEWIEKMKKSIATLTPRFSANRMLMDYTNQSYLPAAKFYEKWSMHSTEQIDALKRHINNVKELKEQWLQVEVTRVELKPSDTVNVGETVTLQVEIYSPFPENWLEVNLVFAKSDNNKSEIINKDIVIPCVEKDSGKKFIYVTLLETTNPEIRTYNIRVCPNPILFPEHLDLNLVAR; this is encoded by the coding sequence GCTCATCCTTGCCAAGCAATTTACATCCGCTTTGGGAACTTGCGCGCAATGTTTGGTGGTCATGGAATAGCAACGCAATAAACTTATTTAGACGGATCAATCCCCAAGAATATGAAGCCAGCGGCCCTTGCCCACTCAAGCTTTTAAATACACTCCCCTCCTCCACATGGGACAGTCTCAAAGAAGATGATGGATTTTTAGAACACCTCAGTGAGGTGTATAAAGAGTTTTTAGATTATCTTGAAACAGGAACCAATAAAGTAACAGATTATAAAAATTCAAATACCATTGCTTATTTTTCAATGGAGTTTGGTTTACATGAAAGCATACCCCTTTATTCAGGAGGTCTCGGTGTTCTCTCTGGTGATCATTTAAAAACAGCAAGCGATTTATCTTTGCCTTTGGTCGGAGTTGGTTTATTTTATTCCGAAGGTTATTTTCGCCAGATATTAAATAAAGATGGATGGCAAATAGAAAATTATGATGTAAATGATCCATTTTATTTACCTATGCAACTTATGGTTGAATCTTCGAATAAGCCGATTTTAGTTGATGTAGAAATTGCTGGTACAAAAATATATTTTCAAATCTGGAAATTAAATGTCGGCAAAATTCCACTTTATTTAATGGATACAAATGTTCCAGAAAACTCTGGGGAAAATCGGCTTATAACTTCTCGCTTATATGCAGGTGGACAAGAGTTACGTATTCAACAAGAAATTATTTTAGGTGTCGGTGGAACGCGTGCATTGCAAAAAATTCAAATACAACCTTCGGTCTATCATTTAAATGAAGGTCACTCCGCTTTTTTAACATTGGAAAGAATATCTCAATTGATAAAAAAAGGTCTTGATTGGCAAGAAGCACTGATCGCTATTAAAGGAACACAAATCTTTACAGTGCACACGCCAGTACCAGCAGGAAACGATGTATTCCCTGCACAAATGCTCGCACATTATTTAGGAGATCTCTATAAAAATTATGGTATCCCAGACAATGAGTTTTTTAATTTAGGCCGCCCTCCCGACAATCATGCCGAATTTTCCATGCCCGTTTTCGCCTTGCGCACGAGTGGACATCGAAATGGAGTGAGTCAGCTGCATAAAAGAGTTTCCAAAAAAATATGGAAACCTCTTTGGCCCGATCTGCTCGACTCAGAAGTCCCGATCAATGGAATTACCAATGGAATTCACACACGCACATGGTTGTGCAATGAATTGGTCGAACTATTTGACTTTTATTTAGGCAAAGGCTGGGATGCGAAATTAAACGATCTTGCCATCTGGAAAAGGATTGAAAATATCCCAAATACTGAAATTTGGAATATTCATATGACTCGTAAAAGCCGATTATTGTCCTCCATACCAAAATCATATTTATCACCAGAATATTTAACAATTGGCTTTGCCCGTCGCTTTGCGAGTTATAAAAGAGGAAACCTTATTTTTCGTGACATAGAGCGCCTTAAAAAACTCATGCAAAATAAGGAACGCCCTATTCAACTGATTATTTCAGGTAAATCTCATCCTGCAGATCATTTAGGGAAAGAAATCATACAATCCGTGGTCAAATTTATCCAAAATGAAAACTTGAATTCGAATATCGTCTTTTTAGAAAATTATGATATGCAGATTGCGCATAAATTAGTGCGAGGAATAGATGTGTGGTTAAATACTCCCATTCGTCCCCTGGAGGCATCGGCAACCAGTGGGATGAAAGTTGCCATAAATGGAGGATTAAATTTTTCCATCCTCGATGGTTGGTGGGATGAAGCCTACCATGAAGATCTGGGCTGGTGCATTGGTACTAGAGAAATGCTTGCCAATGAAAGTTTAAGAGATGAACGGGATGCACAAAGTTTATATGATACCTTAGAGTTTGCGATTGTTCCTCTTTATTATAGTTCTAAAGTACCAAATGAGTGGATTGAGAAAATGAAAAAATCAATTGCAACACTCACACCACGTTTTAGCGCAAATAGAATGTTAATGGATTATACGAACCAGTCCTATTTACCAGCAGCAAAATTTTATGAAAAATGGTCTATGCACTCTACAGAGCAAATAGATGCATTAAAAAGACATATAAATAATGTAAAAGAATTAAAAGAACAATGGCTACAAGTTGAAGTAACACGCGTGGAGTTAAAACCTTCAGACACTGTAAATGTAGGCGAGACTGTTACGTTACAAGTAGAAATTTATTCACCCTTCCCCGAAAATTGGCTTGAAGTCAATCTTGTTTTTGCAAAATCAGACAATAATAAATCAGAAATTATCAATAAAGATATTGTTATTCCATGTGTAGAAAAAGATTCTGGTAAAAAATTTATTTACGTCACACTCCTCGAAACCACCAATCCAGAGATCCGTACATATAATATCCGAGTGTGTCCAAATCCAATTCTTTTTCCAGAACATCTTGATTTAAATTTAGTAGCACGCTAA
- a CDS encoding GAF domain-containing sensor histidine kinase — MENNPTVSNEELRMQELNNYYVLDTPPDFNLDSLTKIASRICHTPIALISLIDENRQWFKSKVGLAVDETPREISFCTHAIQQDDVFIVSNPTEDPRFKDNPLVTGEPYIRYYAGMPLKSHNGYNVGTICVIDQKPNYLDDDKIELLRTLSKQVVNYFEIYKKNRELILLRKSIIHDEKMKSVINISSGISQEINNPLSIILGRIYLLESKLKSDHAFEQQDALKDLNSILNASKRISYIINSLCDFSMVSDFEEIKVREFSEILNQVLILCETKIINSGIYLVIDEIPSVKLKCRPINLAHAFYNVIMNAYETVLEQEEKWINIKMSCLETDNKNNLIVRILNSGTGLHPNIKKNLMNPLFPTHLLEASMGIDLNLAKWIISDCNGNLIHDDLNEKSTFIIQLPVYLEE, encoded by the coding sequence ATGGAAAATAATCCAACCGTGTCAAATGAAGAATTAAGGATGCAGGAACTAAATAATTATTATGTTTTAGACACCCCCCCTGATTTTAATCTTGATAGTTTGACAAAAATAGCCTCGCGCATTTGTCATACTCCAATCGCTCTCATTTCTTTAATTGATGAAAACAGACAATGGTTCAAATCAAAAGTTGGTCTTGCTGTTGACGAAACACCAAGGGAAATATCATTCTGCACCCACGCCATTCAACAAGACGATGTCTTTATCGTCTCAAATCCAACAGAAGATCCCCGTTTTAAAGACAACCCTTTAGTAACAGGGGAGCCTTATATCCGCTATTATGCGGGAATGCCGCTCAAGTCTCATAACGGTTACAATGTTGGAACTATTTGTGTAATCGATCAAAAACCTAATTATTTAGATGATGATAAGATTGAACTTCTTCGTACATTATCAAAACAAGTAGTAAACTATTTTGAAATTTATAAGAAAAATAGAGAGCTCATTCTTTTAAGAAAATCAATTATTCATGATGAAAAAATGAAATCTGTTATTAATATCAGCTCTGGCATTTCACAAGAAATAAATAACCCATTATCAATAATTTTAGGCCGAATTTATTTATTAGAAAGTAAACTTAAAAGCGATCATGCTTTTGAACAGCAAGATGCTTTAAAAGATTTAAATTCCATCCTGAATGCAAGCAAACGTATTTCATATATTATTAATTCACTATGTGATTTTTCAATGGTTTCTGATTTTGAAGAAATCAAAGTCCGAGAGTTTTCAGAAATTTTAAACCAAGTTCTCATTCTTTGCGAAACAAAAATAATAAACAGTGGAATTTATTTAGTAATCGATGAAATCCCAAGTGTTAAACTGAAATGCAGACCGATTAATTTAGCACACGCTTTTTATAATGTTATTATGAATGCTTATGAAACTGTCTTAGAGCAAGAGGAGAAATGGATCAATATTAAAATGTCTTGCTTAGAAACCGATAATAAAAACAATCTTATCGTTCGTATATTAAATAGTGGGACAGGCTTGCATCCAAATATCAAAAAGAATCTTATGAACCCTCTTTTTCCAACCCATTTATTGGAAGCCTCCATGGGAATTGACTTAAATTTAGCAAAGTGGATCATTTCGGATTGTAACGGTAACCTCATTCACGATGATCTCAACGAGAAGTCTACATTCATCATTCAGCTTCCAGTATACTTAGAAGAATAA
- a CDS encoding glycosyltransferase family 4 protein, which translates to MKILMLGWEYPPMISGGLATATEGLINGLIALGHKVTLVLPYFPHTVKIKGLKIVSPENPYILDEEIDDNIHNKKTVYNQKQRSVFDIISQTYQDIELIIQNISNKNNNSHYNYALNDFDLSQKDKENLEKDLKNYHHLLTENLKSNEIKLKIKPFTFSISNEINEKIYALGLLALDILAKDPDYNIIHAHDWMSFTAIEMLNSKYDIPVVAHIHSTEIDRSGDIHNNRRILAIEKKGLENADMIIAVSNYTKNVIIEKFGIVHKKIKVVYNANNDQHITLIKKTEKNLENKTSKQTVTFVGRITFQKGPSYFVFAAQKVLKINPNVIFKVVGTGDLLPSMKQLIWELGIDKNFIFAGFLNAEGVQNVLNDSSLFVMPSVSEPFGIVALEAIAKNIPVIISKQSGVSEVLNHAMKVDFWDTDLMADRILSILKYKPIRNELVENSLKDLSQRTWKHSAQTLINAYSDFH; encoded by the coding sequence ATGAAGATACTAATGTTAGGATGGGAGTATCCTCCAATGATTTCTGGTGGCTTAGCAACAGCTACCGAAGGTCTGATAAATGGGCTTATTGCTTTGGGTCATAAAGTAACACTTGTTTTACCTTATTTTCCCCATACCGTAAAAATCAAAGGGCTCAAAATAGTTAGTCCAGAAAATCCATATATCCTTGACGAAGAAATTGATGATAATATTCATAATAAAAAAACTGTTTACAATCAAAAGCAGAGAAGTGTTTTCGATATAATTTCACAAACCTACCAAGATATTGAGCTTATAATTCAAAATATTTCAAACAAAAATAATAACTCTCACTATAACTATGCATTAAATGACTTTGATTTATCACAAAAAGATAAAGAAAATTTAGAAAAAGACTTAAAAAATTATCATCACTTACTAACTGAAAATTTAAAAAGCAACGAAATAAAACTAAAAATAAAACCTTTTACTTTTTCTATCAGCAATGAAATAAATGAAAAAATATATGCACTCGGTTTGCTTGCTTTAGATATTTTGGCAAAAGATCCTGATTATAATATTATTCATGCACATGATTGGATGAGTTTCACGGCTATCGAAATGCTCAATTCTAAATATGATATCCCTGTAGTCGCACATATTCATTCCACGGAAATCGATCGATCAGGAGATATTCACAATAACCGCCGAATACTTGCAATAGAAAAAAAAGGCCTAGAAAATGCTGATATGATTATTGCGGTTTCAAATTACACCAAGAATGTGATCATCGAAAAGTTTGGGATCGTGCACAAGAAAATAAAAGTTGTATACAATGCTAATAATGATCAGCATATAACTCTAATAAAAAAGACTGAAAAAAACCTAGAAAACAAAACAAGCAAACAGACAGTTACTTTTGTTGGTCGAATCACTTTTCAAAAAGGCCCTTCTTATTTTGTTTTTGCTGCACAAAAAGTTCTTAAGATAAATCCAAACGTCATATTTAAAGTCGTAGGTACGGGCGACCTACTCCCCTCAATGAAGCAACTGATTTGGGAGCTTGGCATAGATAAAAATTTTATCTTTGCGGGTTTTCTAAATGCAGAGGGTGTGCAAAATGTATTAAATGACTCAAGTTTATTTGTGATGCCAAGCGTTTCTGAACCTTTTGGCATTGTAGCACTCGAAGCTATTGCAAAAAATATACCTGTTATTATTTCTAAACAATCTGGTGTTTCTGAAGTGCTCAATCATGCCATGAAAGTTGACTTTTGGGACACAGATCTCATGGCTGATAGAATATTAAGTATTTTAAAGTATAAACCCATTCGCAATGAACTTGTTGAAAACTCATTAAAAGATCTATCACAAAGAACTTGGAAACACTCAGCTCAAACACTTATAAACGCATACAGTGATTTTCATTGA
- a CDS encoding glycoside hydrolase family 15 protein — protein sequence MSENYSSIVASDNILACLGEDGQLKGLFWPFKDAHHSHLDFSICGLAIDGESIWLDKIRDKLRISFFPKENALVVHWNIQHPRFQNIEIIKKVIPNGSALIEQWSFEIPIEFADKKIQLWLLSSWKMHNEKRFQAVYSETGEDLIFAYNGNYWVGIAACNDSQFSHFQYVRAIQAQNNTAMGEMIDLFLRDPNHFRRIEMGLAYAAACTQPLTLTQSIDNNNIFTAKISIIYEFGFQQEEVEQKFALYLDNDPSINIPNETINKNKIDHQRRNIINNLEIKKQHLKEVSLSVLKSLTDQNGGILAAPECDSDFKHSGGYGFIWPRDAAFCALSLIKCGYRDAARPILQFLCQIQSQSGDYFQRFDSQGNKAPSWCELQADQIGLVIVALLEFIRNEKNDKFLLCIKKGIQKLINDFNEKGSLQNSFDLWEEFYGLHFYSHICAHSALVNALPHFPDLKEEIKNSIKNCENFCYNHLYVTKQKRFARGVDPRNNRDLRADISLLSCIFPFNEFPIEDSLKISIFEFCYDKLSTKMGALRYENDLYMGGNSWILSGFWLAQAALSLAHLKPEFQKIAQDIFEKTLNLSNEAGYFPEQIHSVTGKHLWVVPLAWSHAFYLWTNENFKKSQ from the coding sequence ATGTCTGAAAACTATTCAAGCATCGTCGCCTCAGACAATATCCTCGCCTGTCTTGGTGAAGATGGACAACTAAAAGGACTTTTTTGGCCCTTTAAAGATGCACACCATTCCCATCTCGATTTCTCAATTTGTGGATTAGCTATAGATGGCGAAAGCATTTGGTTGGATAAAATTCGTGATAAACTCAGAATATCTTTTTTTCCGAAAGAAAATGCCTTAGTTGTTCATTGGAATATCCAACATCCACGCTTCCAAAATATTGAAATTATAAAAAAAGTCATTCCAAATGGTTCTGCTTTAATAGAGCAGTGGTCTTTTGAAATTCCAATAGAATTTGCTGACAAAAAAATCCAACTTTGGCTTCTATCAAGTTGGAAAATGCATAACGAAAAAAGATTTCAAGCTGTATATTCAGAAACCGGTGAAGATCTTATTTTTGCTTACAATGGAAATTATTGGGTTGGAATTGCGGCTTGTAACGACTCACAGTTCTCACACTTCCAATATGTCCGAGCCATACAAGCACAAAATAACACAGCAATGGGAGAAATGATCGATCTTTTTTTGCGCGATCCCAATCACTTTCGTAGAATTGAAATGGGTCTTGCCTATGCGGCTGCATGCACTCAACCGCTCACTCTTACGCAGTCAATAGATAATAATAATATATTTACTGCAAAGATCTCAATTATCTATGAATTTGGATTTCAACAAGAAGAAGTAGAGCAAAAATTTGCTCTATATTTAGACAATGATCCATCTATAAATATTCCGAACGAAACAATAAATAAAAATAAAATCGATCATCAGCGCCGAAACATAATAAACAATTTAGAAATAAAGAAACAACATTTAAAAGAAGTTTCTCTTTCTGTGCTAAAATCATTAACGGATCAAAATGGTGGCATTCTTGCTGCGCCTGAATGTGATTCTGATTTTAAACACAGCGGTGGGTATGGGTTTATTTGGCCACGAGATGCAGCATTTTGTGCGCTGAGTCTCATAAAATGTGGATACAGAGACGCCGCGCGTCCTATACTGCAATTCTTATGCCAAATACAAAGTCAAAGTGGGGATTATTTTCAACGTTTTGATTCTCAAGGAAACAAAGCACCCAGTTGGTGCGAATTGCAAGCGGATCAAATAGGTCTTGTTATTGTTGCATTGCTTGAATTTATTCGCAATGAAAAAAATGACAAATTTTTACTTTGCATTAAAAAGGGTATCCAAAAATTAATTAATGACTTCAATGAAAAGGGTTCCCTACAAAATAGTTTTGACCTTTGGGAGGAATTTTATGGCTTACATTTTTATTCACATATTTGTGCACACTCTGCTTTAGTAAATGCATTACCTCATTTTCCTGATCTCAAAGAAGAAATTAAAAACTCAATTAAAAACTGCGAAAACTTCTGTTACAATCACTTATATGTAACGAAACAAAAGCGTTTTGCTCGCGGAGTTGATCCTCGTAATAATCGCGATCTCAGAGCAGATATCTCCCTTTTATCATGTATATTTCCTTTTAATGAATTTCCAATAGAAGACTCTCTCAAAATATCTATTTTCGAATTTTGTTATGATAAGCTTTCAACAAAAATGGGGGCTTTGCGCTATGAAAATGACCTTTATATGGGAGGAAATAGCTGGATTCTCTCTGGCTTTTGGCTAGCACAAGCCGCACTTTCGCTTGCCCATTTAAAGCCTGAATTTCAGAAAATAGCTCAGGATATCTTTGAAAAAACACTCAATCTAAGTAATGAAGCTGGTTATTTTCCAGAACAAATACATTCTGTAACTGGAAAACACCTCTGGGTTGTGCCTCTCGCTTGGAGTCATGCTTTTTATTTATGGACAAATGAAAATTTTAAAAAAAGCCAATAA
- a CDS encoding glycoside hydrolase family 57 protein, producing the protein MVALCFYFEVHQPFRINHYRIKDIGEHKNYFNSESNKVIFEKVARKCYWPAGLLIASLLKRYPTSFKVTFSLSGTFLAQCEEYDPKLLELYQDILSLKNAEIICETSHHSLSALIDEQEFFAQIDLHKKNIKKLFGREVTAFRNTELIYSNEIGKLIDKAGFNTCLVEGWDPFIPQGWNPHHVFHHPEKQNLKLLPKSYKLSDDLAFRFSNQGWDSWPLTPEKYHAWFEKLLDGTHEFVGLFMDYETFGEHQWADTGIFEFIENFISNMTQDKRFEFLTVSEVSQKFSAQTALNIDRPLSWADTERDISAWLGNRIQEDAFAKVYNLKKQISDLKDDLLTEEWRRLLTSDHFYYMCIKWSNDGDVHKYFSPFESPYEAYLDYVNILEDFELKCAEKIKEKELTKNDVLIQTHGQIRENAACLKTIQASSPQTISSPVLVKMDN; encoded by the coding sequence ATGGTTGCTTTGTGTTTTTACTTCGAAGTGCATCAGCCTTTTCGTATTAATCATTATAGAATAAAAGATATTGGTGAGCATAAAAATTACTTTAATTCTGAATCCAATAAAGTCATCTTCGAAAAAGTCGCCAGAAAATGTTATTGGCCTGCAGGTTTATTAATTGCCTCACTGCTAAAGCGATATCCAACCAGTTTTAAAGTAACATTCTCATTGTCAGGAACTTTTTTAGCCCAGTGTGAAGAATATGATCCTAAATTACTTGAACTATATCAAGATATATTATCACTCAAAAATGCAGAAATTATTTGTGAAACCTCTCATCACAGTTTGTCTGCTTTGATCGATGAACAAGAATTTTTTGCCCAAATTGATCTACACAAAAAAAATATTAAAAAACTTTTTGGTCGAGAAGTTACGGCATTCCGCAACACAGAGCTTATATATTCGAACGAAATTGGCAAACTGATAGATAAGGCTGGATTTAACACCTGCCTGGTTGAAGGATGGGATCCCTTTATTCCACAGGGTTGGAATCCTCACCACGTCTTTCATCATCCAGAAAAACAAAATTTAAAACTACTTCCAAAAAGTTATAAGCTTTCTGATGATTTAGCCTTTCGCTTTTCGAACCAAGGCTGGGACTCATGGCCGCTGACACCTGAAAAATATCATGCTTGGTTTGAAAAACTTTTGGATGGCACCCATGAATTTGTTGGTTTATTTATGGATTACGAAACCTTTGGTGAGCATCAATGGGCTGACACGGGTATTTTTGAATTCATCGAAAACTTTATCAGCAATATGACACAAGACAAACGTTTTGAATTTTTAACTGTCTCTGAAGTTTCACAAAAATTTTCTGCCCAGACAGCCCTGAATATCGACAGACCTTTAAGCTGGGCAGACACAGAGCGTGATATATCCGCTTGGCTTGGGAATCGCATACAAGAAGATGCTTTCGCAAAAGTATACAACTTAAAGAAACAGATAAGTGATCTTAAAGACGATCTATTAACAGAAGAATGGAGAAGGCTTCTGACAAGTGACCACTTTTATTATATGTGTATAAAATGGTCGAATGATGGCGATGTTCATAAGTATTTTAGTCCATTTGAAAGTCCATACGAGGCTTATTTAGACTATGTCAATATTTTAGAAGATTTTGAATTAAAATGTGCCGAAAAAATAAAAGAGAAAGAACTAACAAAAAATGATGTGTTAATTCAAACACATGGACAAATCAGAGAGAATGCAGCATGTCTGAAAACTATTCAAGCATCGTCGCCTCAGACAATATCCTCGCCTGTCTTGGTGAAGATGGACAACTAA
- a CDS encoding NAD(P)-dependent oxidoreductase: MEYIFNSIKIDELRKRTYFLYKDAEEVYAKKPLAGIRILHCAPLTYESLCKVEPLALAGASLTMTGYPSLSDHPEVEDLINKSSIKYVRDFNYLNKDYDIFLDYNARLLQAGTPKIGTVEFSQLGGEIYKKIHLDYPVISLDDTQTKIIECKYGTSELFVQAFKSITGEDLNNKNVVLIGCGKLGSGILEVLTKKKAKITIIDNKAMAFEMARYYSAAFIDSKEVEKIKLTLKKAFCVVCSTGINNLISKEYKLNPSDFSDAYLVDMGGADEFGDYFPEERILANKKPINYILEHPFVMEYIDPIFYAQNLSVYLLLDKMFPFAGFYPFPKELDQQIVNIFERNYLKPSIEWHKIKGIESVDVFKKEY, encoded by the coding sequence ATGGAATACATTTTCAACTCAATTAAAATAGATGAATTGAGAAAAAGAACATATTTTTTATATAAAGATGCGGAAGAAGTTTATGCAAAAAAGCCTCTAGCTGGCATTCGTATCTTGCATTGTGCTCCTTTAACATATGAGAGTTTATGTAAAGTTGAGCCTCTCGCCCTTGCTGGCGCTTCTCTGACAATGACTGGTTACCCCAGTTTATCGGATCATCCAGAAGTAGAAGATTTAATAAATAAAAGTTCTATTAAATATGTGCGCGATTTTAATTATTTAAATAAAGATTATGATATTTTTCTCGATTATAATGCGCGTCTCTTGCAAGCAGGCACACCTAAAATTGGAACAGTTGAATTTTCTCAGTTGGGCGGTGAAATCTATAAAAAAATTCATTTAGATTATCCTGTTATTTCACTCGATGACACTCAGACAAAAATTATAGAATGCAAATACGGTACAAGTGAATTATTTGTCCAAGCTTTTAAATCTATCACTGGTGAAGATTTAAATAATAAAAATGTTGTTTTAATTGGCTGTGGAAAGTTAGGATCTGGAATATTGGAAGTACTAACAAAGAAAAAGGCAAAAATAACAATCATTGACAATAAAGCTATGGCTTTTGAAATGGCTCGGTATTACTCTGCGGCTTTTATCGATAGCAAAGAAGTAGAGAAAATAAAATTAACTCTAAAAAAAGCTTTTTGTGTCGTGTGTTCCACAGGAATAAATAATTTAATTTCGAAAGAATATAAATTAAATCCCAGTGATTTTTCTGATGCATATTTAGTTGATATGGGCGGTGCCGATGAATTTGGCGATTATTTTCCTGAAGAAAGAATTCTGGCAAATAAAAAACCGATTAATTACATTCTTGAGCATCCTTTTGTCATGGAATACATAGATCCTATATTTTATGCTCAGAACTTATCTGTATATCTACTCCTTGATAAAATGTTTCCATTTGCTGGTTTTTATCCATTTCCAAAAGAACTTGATCAACAAATAGTAAATATTTTTGAAAGAAATTATCTTAAACCGAGTATTGAATGGCATAAAATAAAAGGAATTGAATCTGTTGATGTTTTTAAAAAAGAGTATTAA